The sequence GGGGATAGACTGCGCGCCTACGTCCAGGAGGCGTCATGAAGAGAACCGTCGTCGTCGCTCTCGTTTCGTTCGTGCTCGGTGGGCTCGCCGTCCACGCGGCCAAGACCGTCTTCGATCCGAAGGCCTACTACGCCGGCAAGGAGCCGAAGGAAGCGGTTGCCGCGCTCCTCGCGCGTGCCGAGACGATCGCCGGCGACGGCTCATGGGAGCGGATCGGTGTGGGCCGCGTCTACTACCTGTCGGGTGACAAGGCGAAGGGGCAGGCGATCTTCGACGGCGTGATCGGCGGCAAGGTCGCGAAGAGCGACCTCTACCGGATCGGCGACGTGTACGCCACCGCCGGCGAGTGGGACAAGGCCAAGCCGATCTACGAGCGCGCCATCTCGATGGATCCGGAGGACGATCGCGGCCTTCTCCGGGTGGGATGCTGGTACAACCTGAACGGCGACCGCGCCCACGCGGAAGCTCTGTTCGACAAGGCGTTCGCGCGCTCGCCGAACGAGATCTGGCATTACGCTCTCGCGGCGGGGTCGTACGAAGGCGTAAAGCCGTTCTAGATCACTTCCCCCACGAGAACCCGAGCAGCAGGCTCGCCTGCTCGTAATTCGCGTTCACGTCCTGACCGGCAAACGTGAACTTCGTGCCCTGCACGAAGCGCCCGTCCATGCCGATGTTGAACGTGTCGCCGACCTTGAAGTAAACGCCGGCGTTCTCGTAGAAGCCGAACGAGTGGTCGTGGCTGCCCGAGTCCCAGAAGTTCCAGTCCTTGCCGAAGCCCGCCCCCATGAGGACGACCCCGCCGCCGAGATAGGGGCGTGCGACGCCTTTCTTCACGGGCACCCAGAGGAATCCGGCGGACATCTCAAAGAAGGCGACGTTGACGTCGCCGACATGGCCGAGGACGGGAGCG is a genomic window of Candidatus Polarisedimenticolaceae bacterium containing:
- a CDS encoding tetratricopeptide repeat protein; translation: MKRTVVVALVSFVLGGLAVHAAKTVFDPKAYYAGKEPKEAVAALLARAETIAGDGSWERIGVGRVYYLSGDKAKGQAIFDGVIGGKVAKSDLYRIGDVYATAGEWDKAKPIYERAISMDPEDDRGLLRVGCWYNLNGDRAHAEALFDKAFARSPNEIWHYALAAGSYEGVKPF